One window of Prionailurus bengalensis isolate Pbe53 chromosome B1, Fcat_Pben_1.1_paternal_pri, whole genome shotgun sequence genomic DNA carries:
- the NDUFC1 gene encoding NADH dehydrogenase [ubiquinone] 1 subunit C1, mitochondrial, which produces MAPPALLRPFSKLLAPARIPSGSSARSKFYVREPAHDGPDWLKVGLTLGTSVFLWIYLIKQHNEDVLEYKRRNGLE; this is translated from the exons ATGGCGCCGCCCGCGTTGTTGCGCCCGTTTTCCAAGCTGCTGGCTCCGGCCAGGATCCCAAGTGGCT CTTCAGCGCGATCAAAATTCTACGTGCGGGAGCCGGCACATGACGGACCTGACTGGCTGAAAGTTGGACTGACCTTGGGCACCTCCGTCTTCTTGTGGATCTAT CTCATCAAACAACATAATGAAGATGTTTTAgagtataaaagaagaaatgggttGGAATAA